A stretch of Triticum aestivum cultivar Chinese Spring chromosome 1D, IWGSC CS RefSeq v2.1, whole genome shotgun sequence DNA encodes these proteins:
- the LOC123181560 gene encoding DDB1- and CUL4-associated factor 8, which yields MRRPWKHPTARHGAAELCFREVGDLLPRRFARRAAASEELVMRLQIHRKLNKHTGCVNTVGFNAAGDTLISGSDDQRVMLWDWDTGAVKMQFHSGHGDNVFQARFMPYTNDRTIVTCSADGEVRVAKIQDGRDVLTSLLGEHDGRAHKLAIEPGSPYIFYSCGEDGHVQHFDLRTDTATELFICRKPVAKSGYSSHVRLNAITIDPRNPNLLAVAGNNSYARVYDIRKCKSGGSSDFAQPSDCYCPPHLIGNKNVGITGLAFSHQSELLVSYNDENIYLFPKNGGLGPDPKSSVKIGGGEGSNSTVFASGEDVDLPAPQVYVGHRNCETVKGVTFIGPNHEYVASGSDCGRLFIWRKRDGKFLRAMEGDECIVNCIEPHPHAMTIASSGIDNDVKLWTPSAVERARVVNVEELKPRKRKAKLWQFALPEELVWHVLASRRRQPAAGEDSSEDLEDNTELLNLVLRAANRDNLSDESDEDEKTSDGSGE from the exons ATGCGCCGCCCATGGAAGCACCCCACCGCGCGCCACGGCGCCGCCGAGCTCTGCTTTCGCGAGGTCGGCGACCTCCTCCCCCGCCGCTtcgctcgccgcgccgccgcctccgag GAGCTCGTAATGCGCCTCCAGATTCATAGGAAGCTCAACAAGCACACAGGATGCGTGAACACGGTGGGCTTCAATGCCGCTGGTGACACCCTCATATCTGGGTCAGACGATCAGAGGGTAATGCTGTGGGATTGGGACACTGGTGCAGTTAAAATGCAGTTCCATTCGGGCCATGGCGATAATGTATTCCAAGCACGGTTCATGCCTTACACGAATGATCGCACCATCGTCACCTGCTCTGCTGATGGCGAG GTGAGAGTTGCCAAGATCCAGGATGGCCGGGATGTGCTTACTTCATTGCTTGGTGAACATGATGGAAGGGCTCACAAGTTGGCTATAGAGCCTGGAAGCCCTTATATTTTCTATAGTTGTGGCGAAGATGGCCATGTCCAACAT TTTGATTTGAGGACAGATACAGCCACAGAATTATTCATTTGCAGAAAACCTGTGGCTAAATCAGGATACTCCTCTCATGTCCGTCTTAATGCAATCACAATTGATCCACGGAATCCAAATCTTCTTGCAGTTGCGGGGAACAATTCTTATGCTCGTGTCTATGACATCCGTAAATGCAAGTCGGGTGGATCATCTGATTTCGCTCAGCCATCTGACTGTTATTGTCCACCACATCTTATTGGCAATAAGAATGTTGGAATAACAGGGTTAGCATTCTCTCACCAGAGTGAGTTGCTTGTATCTTACAATGATGAGAATATTTACCTCTTCCCTAAAAATGGTGGGCTGGGACCCGACCCAAAATCATCCGTCAAAATTGGAGGCGGTGAAGGGTCCAACTCAACAGTGTTTGcatctggtgaagatgttgatctaCCTGCGCCTCAGGTATATGTTGGGCATCGCAATTGTGAGACTGTGAAGGGTGTGACTTTTATTGGGCCAAATCATGAATATGTTGCCAGTGGGTCAGACTGTGGTCGGTTATTTATTTGGAGGAAGAGAGATGGGAAATTTTTACGGGCAATGGAGGGTGATGAATGCATAGTCAATTGTATCGAGCCCCATCCTCATGCTATGACAATTGCAAGCAGTGGAATTGATAATGATGTGAAGCTATGGACTCCCTCTGCCGTTGAACGAGCACGAGTGGTTAATGTTGAGGAG TTGAAGCCCCGAAAGAGGAAAGCAAAGCTCTGGCAATTTGCCTTGCCGGAGGAATTGGTCTGGCATGTGCTGGCATCACGACGTAGGCAACCAGCAGCTGGAGAAGATTCATCTGAGGATCTTGAAGACAACACAGAATTGCTTAATCTTGTACTGCGAGCTGCAAACAGAGATAACTTGTCTGATGAGAGTGATGAGGATGAAAAAACCTCGGATGGCTCTGGAGAATAG
- the LOC123181561 gene encoding tetracycline resistance protein, class A: MKEAAAELGHLLVFAFLFCVGAFMVAPVITDVTMAALCPGQDQCSLAIYLTGLQQAITGLGALVVTPVIGNLSDRYGRKALLALPATLSIVPLAIMAFNQTRPYFYAFYIAKTLTAMVSEGAMMCLSLAYVADKVPEGRRAAAFGVFSGVCTAGFVGGTIAARFLSVSSTFQVATLASVAAAVYLRAFVQETDRGASLLREEEASRLLFPPSSSPEEASPRLPPLRKAPSLLEMATLLTSSSTFTRAAVVTFFHGLGETGLQTALLYFLKAQFHYTKNQYANLLLIIGITGSFSQLTVMPLLAPKLGEQKLLVVALTGSCVHGFLYSIAWSFWVPYLAASCVILSILVGPCIRSIVSKKVGPSEQGMVQGCITGISSTASVISPLVFTPLTAWFLSETAPFNFRGFSLACAGFATLVALTMSINMRPAEVQPDTR; encoded by the exons ATGAAGGAGGCCGCGGCGGAGCTGGGGCACCTACTGGTGTTCGCCTTCCTCTTCTGCGTGGGCGCCTTCATGGTGGCGCCGGTGATCACCGACGTGACCATGGCGGCGCTCTGCCCCGGCCAAGACCAGTGCTCCCTCGCCATCTACCTCACCGGCCTGCAGCAAGCC ATCACCGGGCTGGGTGCGCTGGTGGTCACGCCGGTCATCGGCAACCTCTCCGATAGATACGGCCGCAAGGCGCTGCTCGCTCTCCCGGCGACCCTGTCCATCGTTCCACTGG CCATCATGGCTTTTAACCAGACGAGGCCATACTTCTACGCCTTCTACATCGCCAAGACGCTGACGGCGATGGTCTCCGAGGGCGCCATGATGTGCCTCTCGCTCGCCTACGTG GCCGACAAGGTGCCCgaggggcggcgagcggcggccttCGGGGTGTTCTCCGGCGTCTGCACCGCAGGCTTCGTAGGCGGCACCATCGCAGCCCGCTTCCTCTCCGTGTCCTCTACGTTCCAG GTGGCGACGTTGGCGTCGGTTGCTGCGGCGGTGTACCTGAGGGCCTTCGTCCAGGAGACGGACCGCGGAGCCTCGCTGCTGCGCGAGGAGGAGGCCTCGCGCCTGCTCTTTCCTCCCTCCTCTAGCCCCGAGGAGGCGTCGCCGAGGCTCCCGCCTCTCCGGAAGGCGCCGTCGCTGTTGGAGATGGCCACCCTTCTAACCAGCAG CTCAACTTTCACGAGAGCAGCGGTCGTCACATTTTTCCATGGCCTTGGCGAAACAGGCCTGCAAACTGCATTACTG TATTTCCTGAAGGCCCAATTCCACTATACCAAGAACCAATATGCTAATTTGTTGCTTATTATTGGCATTACAGGAAGTTTCTCACAG CTGACCGTGATGCCTCTCTTAGCGCCGAAGCTGGGTGAGCAGAAGCTACTTGTCGTGGCACTTACAGGGAGCTGCGTGCAT GGATTCCTATACAGCATTGCATGGTCATTCTGG GTCCCTTATCTTGCTGCAAGCTGTGTGATTCTAAGCATTTTGGTCGGCCCTTGT ATAAGGAGCATTGTATCAAAAAAAGTAGGGCCTTCTGAGCAG GGAATGGTTCAAGGCTGTATTACAGGAATCAGCTCAACTGCAAGTGTCATATCTCCTCTAGTTTTTACTCCGCTCACAG CATGGTTCCTATCAGAGACCGCACCTTTCAACTTCAGAGGTTTCAGCCTGGCTTGTGCTGGATTTGCTACG TTGGTGGCACTCACAATGAGCATTAATATGAGGCCAGCAGAGGTTCAGCCAGATACCAGATAG
- the LOC123181563 gene encoding uncharacterized protein yields MACEPPPPPLPKKQKSPAADPTTICALGDDLLREIFLRLPSLPTLVRAALTCRASLRAVRSSPAFRRRFRELHSAPLLGVFLDVFESDTPAFRPLRLHSDPDLAAAVRGGDFLLTRLPDEIEGVAPEWVIQGCHDGRVVLVSYKTGHMAVYNPLTRALDLFPRPPGEICEDTYVEYHVLPSDEDRGPFRVICVCHEACGAQAAVLSSETGEWQVFPFLEAAAMQPALQPGDDNEKCSGNVTLVNGSIYWTDGSRALARVLNTSTLHFSRIDLPPHIEGQGALTAGETKDGKLCIIGTVKLTLVVWFRRTDDDGVERWTQHKTFPLEQDIHAHDHCFDNDHIALKVLAIVNGFVYLSTYCEPDRDLPGLFLSFCLETAKLNKLCTVLYPESLYPYIMAWPPSLLLNEPTRNY; encoded by the exons ATGGCatgcgagccgccgccgccgccgctaccgaaGAAGCAGAAATCCCCAGCGGCCGATCCGACCACCATATGCGCCCTCGGCGACGACCTGCTGCGGGAGATATTCCTCCGCCTCCCCTCCCTCCCCACCCTCGTCCGCGCCGCCCTCACCTGCCGCGCCTCTCTCCGCGCCGTCCGCTCATCCCCCGCCTTCCGCCGCCGCTTCCGCGAGCTCCACTCGGCCCCGCTCCTCGGCGTGTTCCTCGACGTCTTCGAGTCCGACACTCCCGCTTTCCGCCCGCTCCGCCTGCACTCTGACCCGGACCTTGCCGCGGCCGTCCGCGGCGGCGATTTCCTCCTCACCCGCCTCCCCGACGAGATCGAGGGCGTCGCCCCCGAGTGGGTAATCCAGGGCTGCCACGACGGGCGCGTCGTCCTCGTCAGCTACAAAACCGGGCACATGGCCGTCTACAACCCCCTCACACGAGCCCTGGATCTCTTCCCCAGGCCGCCCGGCGAGATCTGCGAAGACACGTACGTCGAGTACCACGTCCTCCCCTCCGACGAAGACCGCGGCCCGTTCCGCGTCATCTGCGTCTGCCACGAAGCTTGCGGGGCGCAGGCCGCCGTCCTCTCATCAGAGACCGGGGAGTGGCAGGTCTTCCCGTTTCTGGAGGCCGCGGCCATGCAGCCTGCCTTGCAGCCTGGGGACGACAACGAGAAGTGTTCTGGCAACGTGACGCTGGTGAACGGGTCCATCTACTGGACAGACGGGAGCCGAGCCCTTGCGCGCGTGCTGAACACCTCGACATTGCACTTCTCTCGGATCGACCTGCCTCCACACATCGAAGGGCAAGGAGCGCTCACGGCTGGTGAGACCAAGGATGGGAAGCTCTGTATCATCGGCACTGTCAAACTCACACTTGTGGTTTGGTTCCGGAGAACCGACGATGATGGTGTCGAGAGATGGACGCAGCACAAGACCTTTCCGTTAGAGCAGGACATTCATGCGCACGATCACTGTTTCGACAATGATCATATCGCGCTGAAGGTTCTGGCGATTGTCAATGGCTTTGTGTACTTGTCTACTTACTGTGAACCGGATCGCGATTTGCCTGGCTTGTTCCTATCCTTCTGCCTAGAAACAGCAAAGCTGAATAAGCTCTGCACTGTCCTTTACCCTGAGAGTTTGTATCCCTACATCATGGCGTGGCCTCCTTCTCTGCTGCTCAACGAG ccCACCAGAAACTACTGA